In one Alnus glutinosa chromosome 12, dhAlnGlut1.1, whole genome shotgun sequence genomic region, the following are encoded:
- the LOC133852598 gene encoding uncharacterized protein LOC133852598 translates to MIQDMKDKIFIIWRRMLTAQSRQKSYPDKHRLQLEFNVGDLVYLQVSPMKGVMRLGKKGKLSPRFVGPFEVKEVVGLVAYKVELPPALFEIHNIFHVSTLRKHVHDPRHIVDYEPLQVQNDLEYEELPVQILDRKEQRLRTKTIPLVKILWRNHDVEEASWELEHEMRNKYPHLF, encoded by the coding sequence ATGATACAagacatgaaggacaagatcttTATTATTTGGAGAAGGATGTTGACAGCACAAAGCCGGCAAAAGAGTTACCCAGACAAACACCGCCTCCAATTGGAATTCAATGTGGGTGACCTTGTGTATCTACAGGTCTCGCCAATGAAAGGAGTAATGCGATTGGGCAAGAAAGGGAAGCTAAGCCCAAGATTTGTTGGACCTTTCGAAGTTAAAGAAGTAGTTGGCCTCGTGGCATACAAAGTCGAGTTACCGCCAGCTCTATTTGAAATTCATAACATCTTCCATGTTTCAACTCTGAGAAAGCATGTTCATGACCCGCGTCATATTGTGGACTACGAACCTCTCCAAGTTCAAAACGATCTCGAATACGAAGAATTGCCAGTTCAAATTCTTGATCGAAAAGAGCAACGATTAAGGACCAAAACTATTCCTTTAGTTAAAATCCTTTGGCGAAATCACGATGTTGAAGAAGCATCTTGGGAACTCGAACATGAAATGAGGAACAAATATCCacatttgttttga